Proteins encoded within one genomic window of Candidatus Dadabacteria bacterium:
- the gspF gene encoding type II secretion system inner membrane protein GspF translates to MPVYNYKAINDKGESVKGVISAESVKIASDRLRKGGIYLSSIKEASGSRRSSVSLPWNRVSISELAVMTRQFSTLISSGLPLETSLVALYEQTDDQKLKEILSQVRSRVSEGSSLHAALEEHKGAFSDLYVSMVRAGEASGTLDVVLDRLADFLEKQLELTSKIRGAMIYPAIMFVVGLGVLVFMMTFVIPKVADIFEASNKALPFVTVMLIGASDFLRENFVLLLIFLAVVLFFGQRYVKTPSGRKVYDRFSLRIPVFGKMSSKVMISRFTRTLATLLSSGIPLLESIRVSESVMGNSLYVDNIRDVRVKVAEGAAFGGCLGQTGIFPPLMVRMVSVGEEAGKMEVMLSKVADMYDTEVDGMLATLTSLLEPVMILIMGVVMGFIVFAILLPVLNLTSVIS, encoded by the coding sequence ATGCCTGTTTATAACTATAAAGCCATCAACGACAAGGGCGAATCGGTAAAGGGAGTTATCAGCGCGGAATCGGTCAAGATCGCAAGCGACAGGCTCAGAAAAGGCGGCATCTATCTTTCCTCTATAAAGGAGGCGAGCGGATCTCGCCGCTCGTCGGTGAGCCTTCCGTGGAACAGGGTGAGCATCTCGGAACTTGCCGTTATGACAAGACAGTTCTCAACCCTGATTTCATCAGGCCTTCCTCTTGAGACCTCACTTGTGGCCCTCTACGAGCAGACTGATGACCAGAAGCTCAAGGAAATTCTCTCTCAGGTGCGAAGCCGGGTGAGTGAAGGCAGTTCTCTTCACGCCGCACTTGAGGAGCACAAAGGAGCTTTCTCTGATCTTTACGTGAGCATGGTTCGTGCCGGCGAGGCTAGCGGCACTCTTGATGTCGTGCTCGACCGTCTTGCGGATTTCCTTGAAAAGCAGCTCGAACTGACTTCGAAGATCAGGGGGGCCATGATATATCCGGCGATAATGTTTGTCGTCGGACTCGGGGTACTGGTTTTCATGATGACTTTCGTAATTCCCAAAGTCGCCGACATATTCGAGGCCAGTAACAAGGCTTTGCCGTTTGTTACCGTAATGCTTATAGGTGCAAGTGATTTTCTCAGGGAGAATTTTGTCCTTCTGCTGATTTTCTTGGCCGTCGTATTGTTTTTTGGACAGAGGTACGTAAAAACTCCTTCCGGAAGGAAGGTCTACGACAGGTTTTCCCTGAGAATTCCAGTGTTCGGGAAAATGTCTTCAAAAGTGATGATTTCCCGTTTCACAAGAACGCTTGCCACGCTACTTTCAAGCGGCATTCCTCTTCTTGAATCCATCAGGGTGAGCGAATCGGTTATGGGAAACAGTCTTTATGTTGACAATATAAGGGATGTTCGGGTCAAGGTTGCGGAGGGAGCGGCGTTCGGAGGTTGCCTTGGGCAGACCGGGATTTTCCCTCCCCTGATGGTGAGAATGGTGTCTGTGGGCGAGGAGGCGGGTAAAATGGAAGTCATGCTGTCGAAAGTGGCCGATATGTATGATACCGAGGTCGACGGCATGCTTGCCACGCTGACTTCCCTTCTTGAGCCGGTAATGATACTGATTATGGGCGTCGTGATGGGTTTTATAGTCTTTGCTATACTTTTACCTGTGTTGAATCTAACTTCTGTAATAAGCTGA
- the gspE gene encoding type II secretion system ATPase GspE translates to MKALDEIIGRRYPEVMGRIEELKGKNGRNTEDILLKTDLLKDSPALDILSEFYGVEKVESIPEDDIDYELIKQFPISFAKRFRILPISKDNGTLKVVFAPPQELYALDEVRSRFNCSLETYITLERVLTDSINRVYEQGKDVVSEDINEGSGLSDMEFTEPQDLIEAEDEAPIIKFINTLLFQAVREHASDIHIECFEKEVLVRFRKDGILHDVTKVPKTVQSSVISRVKIMSELDIAERRKPQDGSIRLKIGGRDIDVRVSTVPTSWGESVVMRLLYRSSVLMSFEQLGLEGKKLETVESLIKRPHGIILVTGPTGSGKTTSLYAALQRINLPDKKIITIEDPVEYQIQGINQIQVNTKVDLTFANGLRSILRQDPDVILVGEIRDRETADISMNASLTGHLVFSTLHTNDSVSAVTRLADMGVESFLIASTLSAVIAQRLVRILCTRCRELYVPIDEELGRIGLAREACPEGKIYRAKGCQECMETGFSGRIAIFEILLIDDELKNTVLTHPDSSTLKEKALRNGLITLRMDGADKVAKGITSIDEVLRVTEEDLAES, encoded by the coding sequence ATGAAGGCCCTTGACGAAATAATAGGCAGGCGTTACCCCGAGGTTATGGGGAGGATTGAAGAGCTTAAAGGGAAAAACGGTCGGAACACAGAAGACATACTGCTCAAAACTGACTTGCTCAAAGACTCCCCGGCTCTAGATATTCTTTCCGAGTTTTACGGAGTTGAAAAAGTCGAATCGATTCCCGAAGACGATATAGATTATGAACTGATAAAACAGTTTCCGATCAGCTTCGCGAAGAGATTCAGAATACTCCCTATAAGCAAAGACAACGGAACGCTCAAAGTCGTATTCGCACCGCCTCAGGAGCTCTATGCCCTTGACGAGGTCCGCTCCCGCTTTAACTGCTCGCTTGAAACTTACATTACCCTTGAGCGCGTGCTGACCGACAGCATTAACAGGGTCTACGAGCAGGGCAAAGACGTTGTGTCAGAGGATATAAACGAAGGTTCGGGACTCTCCGACATGGAGTTTACCGAGCCCCAGGATCTGATTGAGGCCGAAGATGAAGCTCCGATCATAAAATTCATAAACACGCTTCTTTTTCAGGCGGTAAGGGAGCACGCAAGCGATATTCACATAGAGTGTTTCGAAAAAGAAGTGCTGGTACGGTTCAGAAAGGACGGCATTCTGCACGACGTGACGAAAGTTCCGAAGACGGTTCAGTCTTCGGTGATCTCGCGTGTGAAGATCATGTCTGAACTTGATATAGCCGAGAGAAGAAAGCCTCAGGACGGAAGCATAAGGCTCAAGATCGGAGGAAGGGATATCGACGTAAGGGTTTCGACAGTTCCCACCTCATGGGGAGAGAGCGTGGTAATGAGGCTGCTTTACAGGTCTTCGGTGCTGATGAGCTTCGAGCAGCTGGGTCTTGAAGGAAAAAAGCTCGAGACGGTGGAATCCCTTATCAAACGTCCTCACGGGATCATTCTCGTTACGGGACCCACGGGAAGCGGAAAGACAACAAGCCTCTATGCTGCCCTGCAGAGAATCAATCTCCCTGACAAGAAAATAATCACTATAGAAGACCCGGTTGAATACCAGATACAGGGAATTAACCAGATCCAAGTCAACACCAAGGTCGATCTTACGTTCGCAAACGGACTTCGCTCAATACTCAGGCAGGACCCCGACGTTATACTAGTCGGGGAAATAAGGGACAGGGAAACTGCCGATATTTCCATGAACGCTTCACTCACTGGGCATCTCGTGTTTTCCACGCTGCATACCAATGACTCGGTAAGCGCCGTGACTAGGCTTGCCGATATGGGAGTGGAGTCCTTTCTTATAGCTTCTACCCTCTCGGCGGTCATAGCTCAGAGGCTTGTCAGGATTCTTTGCACGCGGTGCAGAGAGCTGTACGTGCCGATTGATGAGGAGCTCGGTCGTATAGGACTTGCTCGCGAGGCCTGTCCGGAAGGAAAGATATACAGAGCCAAGGGATGCCAAGAGTGCATGGAGACGGGATTTTCGGGAAGAATAGCGATTTTTGAGATACTGCTTATCGATGATGAACTCAAAAACACTGTTCTTACACACCCGGATTCTTCAACGCTTAAGGAAAAAGCCCTGAGAAACGGACTCATTACCCTTAGAATGGACGGTGCCGACAAAGTCGCAAAAGGCATAACGTCAATTGACGAAGTGCTCAGGGTTACGGAAGAGGATCTGGCGGAGAGCTAG
- the gspD gene encoding type II secretion system secretin GspD, with protein sequence MKYFLNKNFLPLLSAVLVFSASVLCPHLAPAEKSEPLPDLTRARVVVAPGTRLEKANGEGSPAEPADIAVEATELLAEEAAKDPGKQDLRPLGKDAVKVSGNETLEGLVEDPGLPLDLAEEEIAVEVERSPEPETKKPEETVAVSGDGTLGEEGEEIPEDGGMVNLRSNMTLNEMVKTISEITSEVYLLSDKIRDKNITIITPEGGFERENAFRIFEILLDMNGYSVISAEGVNKVVPKKGIKSESIPLILDFDPAESSQKYVMKLIKLKSVKAKGISNVLRALVSKDGFMKAHEPSNTLVVVDNEQNVNKIAEVIANIDYEKKIEFIKVHNTSSANVIFKLLEIFNPKSAKAKPSKGKNDGFISGRSELLGFKVINDERTNSIIVIADPRDLSLIKETIAVLDIESEHAEQDVYVIPVKNADAEQIIEVLGNLFAEGKGGAVSSVSYRDQARQSGRTGQPSSRLGEGKVGGSGNVGGLGSQGGNIQRGGSEQTGSSVIVSSGDGLKITSDPATNSIIVIGSLTQYRMVKQIVDKLDVRRRQVFVEAAILEVGLDNLNALGTNFGLGVTIEGDNLGFIGQQLPGIPSLLGVAADPTIATASIGSLSGLFLGVVGEEVDPDGSGPLPSLPSFSAVFQALSSVTDVNVLSTPSIITTDNEPAEIVVADVIPFPMGSTVGTSGVTVQTIERLPVGIRLSITPQISEGEYLNLDIVTEVSSTREAPAGLNTAQFGIATTTRSADSSVIVKNGQTLVIGGLVQDREEVLHNKTPLLGDIPLIGNLFRFKRNQNRKLNLMILLTPRIVETESDMKQLLMDYQRRKTLLHRRDLNTLE encoded by the coding sequence ATGAAATACTTTCTGAATAAAAATTTTCTCCCGCTTCTCTCAGCGGTTCTCGTTTTTTCCGCTTCCGTTCTCTGTCCCCATCTGGCTCCCGCGGAGAAGTCCGAGCCGCTTCCGGATCTCACGAGGGCCAGGGTTGTTGTCGCCCCGGGCACAAGGCTTGAAAAAGCGAACGGGGAGGGCTCACCCGCGGAACCCGCTGATATTGCCGTGGAAGCCACGGAGTTGCTGGCCGAGGAGGCCGCGAAGGACCCGGGCAAGCAAGACTTGAGGCCCCTTGGAAAAGATGCGGTGAAAGTTTCTGGCAACGAGACTCTTGAAGGCCTGGTCGAGGACCCCGGTCTGCCGCTCGATTTAGCGGAGGAAGAAATTGCAGTCGAAGTTGAGAGGTCTCCCGAGCCGGAGACGAAGAAGCCTGAGGAAACAGTTGCGGTCTCGGGCGATGGGACTCTCGGTGAAGAGGGTGAGGAAATTCCCGAGGACGGGGGGATGGTCAACCTTCGCTCCAACATGACGCTTAATGAGATGGTAAAGACCATAAGCGAGATCACCTCCGAGGTCTATCTCTTAAGTGACAAAATCAGGGACAAGAATATAACGATCATAACTCCCGAGGGCGGTTTCGAGAGGGAGAATGCGTTTAGAATTTTTGAGATACTGCTTGATATGAACGGCTATTCGGTCATAAGCGCGGAGGGAGTTAACAAGGTCGTCCCCAAAAAGGGGATAAAGTCAGAGAGCATACCGTTAATACTGGATTTCGACCCTGCGGAGTCTTCCCAGAAATACGTGATGAAGCTGATAAAGCTTAAGAGCGTAAAAGCCAAAGGAATTTCCAACGTCCTTCGGGCCCTGGTTAGCAAGGATGGTTTTATGAAGGCTCACGAACCGTCAAATACCCTAGTGGTGGTTGATAATGAACAGAACGTGAACAAGATAGCCGAAGTGATTGCGAATATTGATTACGAGAAGAAAATAGAGTTCATCAAAGTGCATAACACAAGCTCGGCCAACGTTATTTTTAAGCTGCTTGAGATCTTCAATCCTAAAAGTGCCAAGGCCAAGCCGTCAAAGGGCAAGAATGACGGCTTCATATCCGGAAGATCCGAACTCCTGGGGTTCAAGGTGATAAACGACGAGAGGACAAATTCCATAATAGTGATTGCCGACCCGAGGGATCTTTCCCTGATAAAGGAGACGATCGCCGTTTTGGACATCGAGAGCGAGCACGCCGAACAGGACGTCTACGTTATACCGGTTAAAAACGCCGACGCTGAGCAGATAATCGAAGTTCTGGGAAATCTGTTCGCGGAGGGGAAAGGAGGCGCAGTGTCTTCAGTTTCCTACCGGGATCAGGCGCGGCAATCCGGCAGAACCGGCCAGCCTTCAAGTCGTCTCGGAGAGGGGAAAGTGGGCGGCAGCGGAAATGTCGGTGGTTTAGGTTCCCAGGGCGGGAACATCCAGAGGGGAGGGAGCGAGCAGACCGGTTCTTCAGTCATAGTGTCTTCGGGCGATGGGCTTAAGATAACTTCGGACCCGGCGACAAATTCCATCATAGTGATCGGTTCTCTCACGCAGTACAGAATGGTCAAGCAGATAGTGGATAAGCTTGACGTAAGGAGAAGGCAGGTGTTCGTGGAAGCTGCCATACTCGAGGTGGGCCTTGATAACCTTAATGCGCTGGGAACCAATTTCGGTCTCGGCGTTACAATCGAGGGCGACAACCTAGGTTTTATCGGACAGCAGCTGCCGGGCATCCCAAGTCTTCTCGGGGTTGCGGCTGATCCTACAATTGCAACTGCTTCCATAGGCAGTCTCTCGGGGCTCTTTCTCGGAGTGGTGGGAGAGGAAGTTGACCCCGACGGTTCGGGTCCGCTTCCGTCTCTTCCTTCGTTCTCCGCGGTGTTTCAGGCGCTGAGTTCCGTGACCGACGTCAATGTTCTTTCAACCCCGAGTATTATTACAACCGACAACGAACCGGCCGAGATAGTGGTGGCTGACGTAATACCGTTTCCGATGGGTAGCACTGTTGGAACAAGCGGCGTTACAGTTCAGACGATCGAGAGATTGCCGGTGGGAATAAGGCTCAGCATCACCCCTCAGATAAGCGAAGGAGAATACCTTAACCTTGACATAGTGACCGAGGTTTCCTCTACCCGAGAGGCGCCCGCGGGACTTAACACCGCCCAGTTCGGCATTGCGACTACAACAAGAAGTGCCGATTCGTCGGTTATAGTCAAAAATGGGCAGACCCTCGTTATAGGTGGGCTGGTTCAGGACAGAGAAGAGGTGCTTCACAACAAAACACCTCTGCTCGGAGATATTCCGCTGATTGGAAACCTGTTCAGGTTCAAGCGCAATCAGAACAGGAAGCTTAACCTGATGATACTTCTTACCCCACGGATAGTTGAAACGGAAAGTGATATGAAGCAGTTGCTTATGGATTACCAGAGAAGAAAGACCTTGCTTCATAGAAGGGATCTGAATACGCTTGAGTAG